The following proteins are encoded in a genomic region of Streptomyces sp. NBC_01723:
- the meaB gene encoding methylmalonyl Co-A mutase-associated GTPase MeaB, with protein MQDVSSLVAQAREGRPRAVARLISLVEGASPQLREVMETLAPLTGQAYVVGLTGSPGVGKSTSTSALVTAYRKQGRRVGVLAVDPSSPFSGGALLGDRVRMSEHASDPGVYIRSMATRGHLGGLAWAAPQAIRVLDAAGCDVILVETVGVGQSEVEIASQADTSVVLLAPGMGDGIQAAKAGILEIGDVYVVNKADRDGADATARELNHMLGLGEARAAGDWRPPIVKTVAARGEGVDEVVEALEKHRAWMEERDVLAERRRARAAREVETIAVTTLRERIGDLHGDRRLGALAERIVAGELDPYRAADELVTGLTNA; from the coding sequence ATGCAGGACGTCTCCTCACTGGTGGCCCAGGCCAGGGAAGGCCGACCGCGGGCCGTGGCCAGGCTGATCTCTCTGGTGGAGGGGGCGTCCCCGCAGCTCAGGGAGGTCATGGAGACGCTCGCGCCGCTGACGGGCCAGGCCTACGTGGTCGGTCTGACGGGTTCGCCGGGCGTCGGCAAGTCCACCTCCACCTCGGCCCTGGTGACCGCGTACCGCAAGCAGGGCAGGCGGGTCGGCGTCCTCGCCGTCGACCCCTCCTCCCCGTTCTCCGGCGGGGCGCTGCTCGGCGACCGCGTCCGGATGTCCGAGCACGCCTCCGACCCCGGCGTCTACATCCGCTCCATGGCGACCCGCGGCCACCTCGGCGGCCTCGCCTGGGCGGCCCCGCAGGCGATCCGTGTCCTGGACGCGGCGGGCTGCGACGTGATCCTGGTGGAGACGGTCGGCGTCGGCCAGTCGGAGGTCGAGATCGCCTCCCAGGCCGACACCTCGGTCGTCCTCCTCGCCCCCGGCATGGGCGACGGCATCCAGGCCGCCAAGGCCGGAATCCTGGAGATCGGCGACGTCTACGTCGTCAACAAGGCCGACCGGGACGGCGCCGACGCCACCGCCCGCGAGCTGAACCACATGCTGGGCCTCGGCGAGGCCCGCGCCGCCGGCGACTGGCGCCCGCCCATCGTCAAGACGGTCGCCGCCCGCGGCGAGGGCGTCGACGAGGTGGTCGAGGCCCTGGAGAAGCACCGCGCGTGGATGGAGGAGCGGGACGTCCTCGCCGAACGCCGTCGCGCCCGCGCCGCCCGCGAGGTCGAGACCATCGCCGTCACCACCCTGCGCGAACGCATCGGCGACCTGCACGGCGACCGCCGCCTCGGCGCCCTCGCCGAACGGATCGTGGCGGGCGAACTCGACCCGTACCGCGCGGCGGACGAACTGGTGACGGGGCTTACGAACGCCTGA